In one window of Silvanigrella paludirubra DNA:
- a CDS encoding cytochrome c maturation protein CcmE — MKLNGGQIAGLLIVVGSLSLIIYQATRSESSVTFYTPAEVYANPIKFDGKLFRVSGLVLTGSKQWDPKASDLKFKITDLEGHDFQIHYKGIPPDLFKEGQGVVVEGRLIGNPDATQKEKLISANLLMVKHSEVYDTKKDHKQMKEAKLLDSILKDQNIEKNQIKSSKTENTNAKKEF, encoded by the coding sequence ATGAAACTAAATGGTGGACAAATTGCAGGATTATTAATTGTTGTAGGCTCATTAAGTTTAATCATATATCAAGCAACAAGGAGTGAATCTTCTGTTACTTTTTATACACCTGCAGAAGTTTATGCTAATCCAATTAAATTTGATGGAAAGTTATTTAGAGTTTCTGGTTTAGTTTTAACTGGTTCAAAACAGTGGGACCCCAAAGCAAGTGATCTTAAATTTAAAATAACAGATTTAGAGGGCCACGATTTTCAAATTCATTATAAAGGAATTCCTCCTGATCTTTTTAAAGAAGGACAAGGGGTCGTTGTTGAAGGTCGACTTATTGGTAATCCTGACGCAACTCAAAAAGAAAAATTAATATCTGCAAATTTGCTTATGGTTAAACATAGTGAAGTATATGACACTAAAAAAGATCACAAACAAATGAAGGAAGCTAAACTACTAGATAGCATTTTAAAAGATCAAAATATTGAAAAAAACCAAATAAAGTCATCCAAAACAGAGAATACAAATGCAAAAAAAGAATTTTAA
- the ccsA gene encoding cytochrome c biogenesis protein CcsA: MKIDESIHYEIPNTINKPIKRWNTFLFLFSLIQIIGWYLALFYVGTDIDQGNVYRIIFVHVPVAWCAFFWVFLSAIFAILTLINTKKSEIFDRSSHAAIELGTIFSLLTLITGSVWGRPTWGVWWDWDPRLTSSLVMFLVCCGYLVLRHFTPDLKTRRNVSAVISIIGSVNVPIVYYSVNLWRSVHQPQTFAEKTQNSSLDITLVLLFNYLAMFLLSIAIYKIRRQSISAKETLESARGEQ, from the coding sequence ATGAAAATAGATGAATCGATTCATTATGAAATACCAAATACAATAAATAAACCAATAAAGAGATGGAATACTTTTTTATTCCTTTTTTCTTTAATACAAATAATTGGATGGTATTTAGCCCTTTTTTATGTTGGAACAGATATAGATCAAGGTAATGTTTATCGAATCATTTTTGTACATGTTCCTGTTGCTTGGTGTGCTTTCTTTTGGGTATTTTTAAGTGCTATTTTTGCAATTCTTACTTTAATTAATACAAAAAAATCTGAAATATTTGACCGAAGTAGTCATGCTGCGATTGAACTTGGTACTATATTTTCATTATTAACTTTAATTACAGGAAGTGTTTGGGGAAGACCAACTTGGGGTGTTTGGTGGGACTGGGACCCAAGATTAACTTCAAGCTTAGTTATGTTTTTAGTTTGTTGTGGTTATTTGGTATTACGCCATTTTACGCCCGATCTAAAAACAAGAAGAAATGTGTCGGCTGTTATTTCTATTATTGGATCTGTGAATGTTCCAATTGTATATTATAGCGTAAATTTATGGAGATCCGTTCATCAACCTCAAACATTTGCTGAAAAAACTCAAAATTCATCTTTAGATATTACATTGGTTTTACTATTTAATTATTTAGCAATGTTTTTATTAAGCATCGCAATTTATAAAATAAGAAGACAATCTATTTCTGCTAAAGAAACATTAGAATCTGCTAGAGGTGAACAATGA
- a CDS encoding heme exporter protein CcmB produces the protein MLSETKKNKITFSNWIFSFILINKISMRSIWARKASWFGTLIFACCLLILFPFGLGTEALNRADIQIGSFWIINEFIAILAISRMFAPEQESYAMDFLLSSKTSKSALLAGKISFTALQILSLQIPVTFLWIILYNIPSNILVDLLNIMIPVSLIFNIGTASLGALVSCLTARSLAKEILLPMLFFPLQSGILLAAVSLTIQVGNNSLLGAFSSDAWWTILIAYPLLFTALGFLLSDILLQE, from the coding sequence ATGCTGTCTGAAACAAAAAAGAACAAAATAACATTTTCAAATTGGATTTTTAGTTTTATTTTAATAAATAAAATAAGCATGAGATCAATTTGGGCTAGAAAAGCTTCTTGGTTTGGAACTCTTATTTTTGCATGTTGTTTATTAATTTTATTTCCATTTGGTTTAGGCACAGAAGCTTTAAATCGAGCCGATATTCAAATAGGATCCTTTTGGATAATTAACGAATTTATTGCCATACTTGCTATCAGTCGTATGTTTGCCCCAGAACAAGAATCCTATGCAATGGACTTTTTATTATCGTCAAAAACATCGAAGTCTGCTCTGCTAGCAGGAAAAATATCATTTACAGCACTACAAATTTTATCATTGCAAATTCCAGTTACATTTTTATGGATAATATTATATAATATACCTAGTAATATCCTAGTGGATCTTTTAAATATTATGATACCTGTAAGCTTGATTTTTAACATTGGTACTGCAAGTTTAGGGGCGTTGGTATCATGCTTAACAGCAAGAAGCTTAGCAAAAGAAATATTGTTGCCTATGCTTTTTTTCCCTCTTCAAAGCGGAATTTTACTGGCTGCAGTTTCATTAACAATTCAGGTAGGAAACAACTCGTTACTTGGAGCTTTTAGCTCAGATGCTTGGTGGACCATTTTAATTGCTTATCCACTTTTATTTACAGCTCTTGGCTTTCTTCTAAGTGACATCCTTCTTCAGGAATAA
- a CDS encoding ABC transporter ATP-binding protein, with product MSCYLSCENIELKVGFHTLITNFSLILKPSQSIAITGSNGTGKTTLLRVLAGISKPHNGKVIAMEEQIYPNNETKHEHLSVFLSNIPSLLLDHCAIWNLEFFANSFGLKFSLEDYKHALKKVGLENRENQIARTLSTGQKRRLSLAGLILIKPNIILADEPTNGLDELGSNLCISIFEDLKQNNSSSIIVATHDKNIIDWCQEKISLENFIPSEKKLKSKIKVLL from the coding sequence ATGTCATGTTACCTTTCATGCGAAAATATTGAACTAAAGGTTGGTTTTCATACTCTCATTACAAACTTTTCTCTAATTCTAAAACCATCGCAATCCATTGCAATCACGGGTTCAAATGGAACAGGAAAAACAACATTATTAAGAGTTCTTGCAGGTATTTCTAAACCGCACAATGGAAAAGTAATTGCGATGGAAGAACAAATTTATCCAAATAATGAAACCAAACATGAACATCTTTCTGTTTTTTTATCGAATATTCCATCGCTTTTATTAGATCATTGCGCCATTTGGAATTTAGAGTTTTTTGCAAATTCATTTGGATTAAAATTTTCATTAGAAGACTATAAACATGCTTTAAAAAAAGTGGGTCTTGAAAATAGAGAAAATCAAATTGCAAGAACATTATCAACAGGACAAAAAAGACGTTTGAGTTTAGCTGGATTAATATTAATAAAACCAAATATAATTTTAGCTGATGAACCTACAAATGGACTCGATGAATTGGGTAGTAATCTTTGCATAAGTATTTTCGAAGATTTAAAACAAAATAATTCATCATCAATTATAGTAGCTACTCATGATAAAAATATAATTGACTGGTGCCAAGAAAAAATTTCTTTAGAAAATTTCATTCCAAGTGAGAAAAAATTAAAATCTAAAATTAAGGTTTTACTCTAA
- a CDS encoding Crp/Fnr family transcriptional regulator: MERKTKGTYTLRRLFPSLSEEDLLRFQENSSVIRLKKGQNLFISGDTPRSIYGVANGCLKIVRESQEGESVITRIVRAGQIVGIREVFGEFKYGRTSVALKDSEVFSIEKTIVLDLIQRSPAVSLQFMKIFCNELSRLEKRIESDLYRPAKNRVASVIFELFNLFADEGAQNFEPPLNRRDIAELADVTPETVSRAIADFKQAGIMETHGSSFTILDTISLQNEAEER; this comes from the coding sequence ATGGAAAGAAAAACTAAGGGAACCTACACATTACGTAGATTGTTTCCTTCGCTTTCAGAAGAAGATTTACTTCGTTTCCAGGAAAATTCATCCGTTATTAGGCTAAAAAAGGGCCAAAATCTTTTTATATCTGGTGATACGCCGCGCTCTATATACGGCGTTGCAAATGGATGTTTAAAAATAGTTAGAGAAAGCCAAGAAGGTGAAAGTGTTATTACAAGAATTGTAAGAGCAGGACAAATTGTTGGAATTCGTGAAGTTTTTGGAGAGTTTAAATACGGAAGAACTTCTGTAGCATTAAAAGACAGCGAAGTTTTTTCAATTGAAAAAACAATTGTTCTAGACTTAATACAACGCAGTCCAGCAGTTTCATTACAATTTATGAAAATATTTTGCAACGAACTCTCTCGACTTGAAAAAAGAATCGAATCCGATCTTTACCGCCCTGCAAAAAATAGAGTAGCATCAGTCATATTTGAACTTTTTAATTTATTTGCGGATGAAGGTGCACAAAACTTTGAGCCTCCTCTAAATAGAAGAGACATTGCCGAACTGGCCGATGTAACACCAGAAACCGTAAGTAGAGCGATTGCTGATTTTAAACAAGCAGGAATTATGGAAACCCATGGTTCTTCATTTACAATTTTAGATACTATTTCACTTCAAAATGAAGCTGAAGAAAGATAA
- the dacB gene encoding D-alanyl-D-alanine carboxypeptidase/D-alanyl-D-alanine-endopeptidase, with amino-acid sequence MKNKLFILKKLIVFLPSISCFFLSLNINAQEQSFPSLSKLEKNGCVVSALVVRLNDGKVIADLNPDKRLSPASVTKLILGANILETWGPNKTFSTQFYMRGKLNKDILEGDLVFYGVGDPSLTNEKLWFLSTDIARFGIKKITGKIIINNSYYGKVTEDENRASGKTKSHNAYDAPLSSSAINFSVLAIVVSPAQKEGLPAKIAIEPYSIPSAKITGSVKTTKEDSSPQIFVSRISKNGKDIYSVSGNIPLKSTAERIYRSVSNADIYAGETLNAYLQSAGIETSGLIELESKALNKNDIPIASINGYPIEWQLKGLFEVSNNYTADMLTLNLLNETNPKNKGDLKEAGTLLEKYMKNILKNSVWNTSKNANSPIILESGSGLTPNNRLSARDIISVLDHIYFNGRAFPAYLNALPIVGDEGTLKKRFTSSSEKHLQGRLRGKTGTLTEPVHVSALGGYSRLSNGDFVSFAIIVNGIKSKAQIDLKNIRDAIDSDLAKVLPSEL; translated from the coding sequence ATGAAAAATAAATTATTTATATTAAAGAAATTAATTGTTTTTTTACCTTCAATTTCTTGTTTTTTTTTATCCTTAAATATTAATGCACAAGAGCAATCCTTTCCTAGTTTAAGTAAACTGGAAAAAAATGGATGTGTAGTAAGTGCTTTAGTCGTAAGACTAAATGATGGAAAAGTAATAGCAGATTTAAATCCAGACAAACGCCTTTCTCCAGCTTCTGTTACAAAGCTTATATTAGGCGCAAATATTTTAGAAACTTGGGGACCAAATAAAACGTTTTCAACACAATTTTATATGAGAGGAAAATTAAATAAAGATATTTTAGAGGGAGATCTTGTTTTTTATGGTGTTGGAGATCCTTCTTTAACAAATGAAAAGTTATGGTTTTTAAGCACCGATATTGCAAGATTTGGAATAAAAAAAATAACTGGAAAAATTATTATTAATAATTCTTATTATGGAAAAGTAACAGAAGATGAAAACAGAGCATCGGGAAAAACAAAAAGCCATAATGCATATGACGCTCCTTTATCTTCTTCTGCAATTAATTTTAGTGTATTAGCAATCGTTGTCAGCCCTGCACAAAAAGAAGGTTTACCTGCTAAAATAGCAATAGAACCTTACTCAATACCTAGTGCGAAAATAACAGGATCTGTTAAAACAACAAAAGAAGACTCTTCTCCACAAATTTTTGTATCAAGAATTTCAAAAAATGGAAAAGATATTTACTCAGTATCTGGAAATATTCCTCTAAAATCAACTGCAGAAAGAATATATCGCTCTGTTTCAAATGCTGATATTTATGCGGGAGAAACTTTAAACGCATATTTACAAAGTGCAGGCATAGAAACTTCTGGTTTAATTGAATTAGAGTCTAAAGCACTAAATAAAAATGATATCCCAATTGCATCTATAAATGGGTATCCAATTGAATGGCAACTTAAAGGTCTATTTGAAGTTAGCAATAACTATACAGCAGATATGTTAACTTTAAACCTTTTAAATGAAACAAATCCAAAAAATAAAGGAGATTTAAAGGAAGCAGGCACTCTTCTTGAAAAATATATGAAAAATATTCTAAAAAATTCAGTTTGGAATACTTCAAAAAATGCGAATTCTCCTATAATTTTAGAAAGTGGAAGCGGTCTAACACCAAATAATCGACTATCTGCTAGAGATATTATTTCTGTGTTGGATCATATCTATTTTAATGGTAGAGCATTTCCAGCGTATCTTAATGCGTTGCCAATTGTTGGAGATGAAGGAACGCTTAAAAAAAGATTTACTTCTTCTTCAGAAAAACATCTTCAAGGAAGATTAAGAGGCAAAACAGGAACGTTAACAGAACCTGTTCATGTATCTGCTCTAGGTGGCTATAGCCGCCTATCAAATGGTGATTTTGTTTCATTTGCAATTATTGTAAATGGTATTAAATCTAAAGCACAAATTGATCTAAAAAACATACGAGATGCGATAGACTCGGACCTTGCAAAGGTTTTGCCATCGGAGCTTTAA
- a CDS encoding peroxiredoxin produces MSVLVGRQAPNFKADAVVNNDFKEVSLSDFKGKKYVVLFFYPLDFTFVCPTELHAFQEKLEDFSKRDVELIGCSIDSKFSHYAWLNTPKNKGGIEGVKYTLISDIHRTIARDYDVLSDGGVAYRGLFLIDKSGVVRHQIINDLPLGRNVDEAIRLVDALQHFEKHGEVCPANWNKGKDAMKATQDGVSNYLSKH; encoded by the coding sequence ATGAGCGTATTAGTAGGACGTCAAGCGCCAAACTTTAAAGCAGATGCTGTAGTAAATAATGACTTTAAAGAAGTTTCCCTTTCTGATTTTAAAGGGAAAAAATATGTTGTTTTATTTTTCTACCCTCTCGATTTTACATTTGTTTGTCCAACTGAACTTCATGCTTTTCAAGAAAAACTTGAAGACTTTTCAAAAAGAGATGTTGAGCTTATTGGATGTAGCATTGACAGCAAATTTTCGCATTATGCATGGTTAAATACTCCAAAAAATAAAGGTGGTATTGAAGGAGTAAAATATACTCTTATTTCTGACATTCACCGTACCATTGCTCGTGATTATGATGTACTTAGCGATGGTGGCGTTGCTTATCGTGGTCTATTTTTAATTGATAAAAGTGGCGTAGTACGTCACCAAATTATTAATGATCTTCCACTAGGCCGTAACGTTGATGAAGCGATTCGCCTTGTAGATGCTCTACAACATTTTGAAAAGCATGGCGAAGTTTGTCCTGCTAACTGGAATAAAGGCAAAGACGCTATGAAAGCAACTCAAGATGGTGTCAGCAATTACTTATCTAAACATTAA
- the pgsA gene encoding CDP-diacylglycerol--glycerol-3-phosphate 3-phosphatidyltransferase, which produces MILSFFKNNKQSLDESSTGNKNLPNWLKKLPNRLTFLRIMCIPVVVYLMSLGEVASESGHFGIINPIKNPSMTDIAAAIVFAVAAITDFFDGWIARKFNVETVLGKLLDPLADKLLVVSAMVILVEKHRMDGLIAVIIIVRDLGINAIRLAAIEDGIQIPSSFIGKTKTTFQDLGIIGLTICGTLWFIPFHYIGQFFIMLALAASLISGIQYLYDYAKQLKN; this is translated from the coding sequence TTGATTCTATCTTTTTTTAAAAACAATAAGCAATCTTTAGATGAAAGTTCTACAGGCAATAAAAATTTGCCAAACTGGTTAAAGAAACTACCAAATAGACTAACTTTTCTTAGAATAATGTGTATTCCGGTTGTTGTTTACCTTATGTCATTAGGTGAAGTTGCTTCTGAATCTGGGCATTTTGGAATTATTAATCCAATTAAAAATCCAAGTATGACAGATATTGCAGCTGCAATTGTCTTTGCTGTAGCTGCCATCACCGATTTTTTTGATGGATGGATTGCTAGAAAATTTAATGTTGAAACTGTTTTAGGAAAGCTTCTCGATCCTCTTGCTGATAAACTATTAGTTGTTTCTGCTATGGTTATTCTTGTTGAAAAACATAGAATGGATGGTCTTATTGCTGTTATTATTATTGTTCGTGATCTTGGAATAAATGCCATTCGTTTGGCCGCTATTGAAGATGGTATTCAAATTCCTTCTAGTTTTATAGGAAAAACAAAAACAACATTTCAAGATTTAGGTATTATAGGTTTAACAATTTGTGGTACTTTATGGTTTATACCATTCCATTATATAGGACAATTTTTTATTATGCTTGCATTAGCAGCAAGTTTAATCAGTGGAATTCAATATCTCTATGATTATGCAAAACAATTAAAAAATTAA
- a CDS encoding PilZ domain-containing protein — protein sequence MEVFDAEGKSIFDSAPKKKKRYVLYLFKLTRDDETRIRTVEKAIQNSLSEHIMVRFEDPNEALKALLVKNIELIFIDSSLFDDDKISIDFGVECKKRKKCPLFFIAKNEDILISEYRKKLAFYEELDDYFKDPIDFMEITRKLKRASNTIGRRAKRFSLGIPIKLYRLNDDKYYDVILNDVSLVGFSISIVGNEMLKTNEQIKIKVPLNEFNLFHPTYGEFLPISGKVRRISINGHIFGCSIEFSTPMQLEVLMNLLEKVTRKMRMVKIAEKPKKEVDPVPV from the coding sequence ATGGAAGTGTTTGACGCTGAAGGCAAATCTATATTTGATTCAGCACCCAAAAAAAAGAAAAGATATGTTTTATATTTATTTAAATTAACAAGAGACGATGAAACAAGAATTCGAACTGTAGAAAAAGCAATTCAAAACTCATTATCTGAACATATCATGGTACGATTTGAAGACCCTAACGAAGCCTTAAAAGCATTACTAGTAAAAAATATTGAATTGATTTTTATTGATTCATCTTTATTTGATGATGATAAAATTTCAATTGATTTTGGTGTAGAATGCAAAAAAAGAAAAAAATGTCCTTTATTTTTTATTGCAAAAAATGAAGATATTTTAATTTCAGAATATAGAAAAAAACTTGCTTTTTATGAAGAACTTGACGATTATTTTAAAGATCCAATTGATTTTATGGAAATCACCCGAAAATTAAAAAGAGCTTCAAACACAATTGGAAGAAGAGCAAAAAGATTTTCTTTAGGAATTCCAATTAAATTATATAGACTTAATGATGATAAATATTATGACGTTATTTTAAATGATGTTAGTTTAGTTGGCTTTAGTATTTCTATTGTTGGAAATGAAATGTTAAAAACCAATGAACAAATTAAAATAAAAGTGCCCTTAAACGAATTTAATTTATTTCATCCGACTTATGGAGAATTTTTACCTATTTCAGGAAAAGTAAGAAGAATTTCTATTAATGGTCATATTTTTGGTTGTTCAATTGAATTTTCAACACCCATGCAACTAGAAGTCCTTATGAATTTACTTGAAAAAGTAACAAGAAAAATGCGTATGGTTAAAATTGCAGAAAAACCTAAAAAAGAAGTTGATCCCGTACCAGTATAA
- the htpG gene encoding molecular chaperone HtpG → MTAEVHSFQAEVQQLMNLMVHSLYSNKEIFLRELISNASDAVDKLRFEEITNHNLLKSDKENSISIRMDKENSILFIEDNGIGMSKDDLMNNLGTIASSGTKKFLEKLSEQDKKDSNLIGQFGVGFYSAFMVAKKIIVESRSAHGAPAYKWTSLGDGSYTLEESAKETRGTLIEIHLKEEEKEFIEDWRIRGIVKKYSDYVTYPIFLIETKEDGQIEETRLNKSTPVWARNKRENKPEDYQELYKQISMDWKEPMLWEHISVEGLVPFNAVIFVPTEAPFDLYTRDNHGLHLYVKRVSITEKCKELLPEYLRFISGVVETDELPLNVSREILQQNNKLPQIKKQIIKKALSSLQHLSTSDNEKYLKFYQTFGAVLKEGFHFDYEQHESLSELIRFKSSKTGKEGWVSFKEYIERKAEGQKEIYYLTGPNFESVERSPHLEDLTSRGIEVLFLIDPIDEWFIMSYAKHGEFNLKSINKGDLDLTGVGKENEEEKKNEEKPVEELVGLLDLFRTKLSDEIKEVKISKRLRESACCLVADENGMTAHMERIMKATGQGMGGVNKRILEINPSHSLIKNLADRKNKGTDDTTLSEWVEVLYETALLSEGSPVKNPGTFAKRLTKIMEMASNK, encoded by the coding sequence ATGACAGCTGAAGTTCACTCGTTTCAGGCCGAAGTTCAACAACTTATGAATCTTATGGTACATTCCCTATATTCAAATAAAGAAATTTTCTTAAGAGAACTTATTTCTAACGCAAGTGATGCTGTTGATAAACTTCGTTTTGAAGAAATTACAAATCATAATTTGTTAAAATCAGATAAAGAAAATTCTATTTCCATTCGTATGGATAAAGAAAACTCTATTTTATTTATTGAAGACAATGGTATTGGCATGAGTAAAGATGATCTCATGAACAATTTAGGAACAATTGCTAGCTCTGGCACTAAAAAATTCCTTGAGAAATTATCAGAACAAGACAAAAAAGATTCTAACTTAATTGGCCAATTTGGAGTTGGTTTTTATTCTGCTTTTATGGTTGCAAAAAAAATAATTGTAGAAAGCCGCTCTGCTCATGGAGCTCCTGCCTATAAATGGACTTCTTTAGGCGATGGTTCTTATACCCTTGAAGAGAGCGCTAAAGAAACAAGAGGAACCCTAATTGAAATTCATTTAAAAGAAGAAGAAAAAGAGTTTATTGAAGATTGGCGTATACGCGGTATTGTTAAAAAATACAGTGATTATGTTACCTATCCTATTTTCCTTATTGAAACTAAAGAAGACGGACAAATTGAAGAAACTAGATTAAATAAATCTACTCCTGTTTGGGCACGTAATAAACGCGAAAATAAACCGGAAGATTATCAAGAGCTCTATAAACAAATTTCAATGGACTGGAAAGAGCCAATGCTTTGGGAGCACATAAGCGTAGAAGGTTTAGTTCCTTTTAATGCAGTAATTTTCGTTCCTACAGAAGCTCCATTTGATCTTTACACAAGAGATAATCATGGTCTTCATCTATATGTTAAAAGAGTTTCTATTACTGAAAAATGCAAAGAATTATTACCAGAATATTTAAGATTTATTTCTGGTGTAGTTGAAACAGATGAATTACCTTTAAATGTTTCTCGCGAAATATTACAACAAAATAATAAATTGCCACAAATTAAAAAACAAATTATTAAAAAAGCTTTATCTTCCCTTCAACATTTGTCTACATCTGACAATGAAAAATATTTAAAATTCTACCAAACTTTTGGTGCCGTTTTAAAAGAAGGCTTTCACTTTGATTATGAACAACACGAAAGTTTAAGTGAGCTCATCCGCTTTAAATCTTCTAAAACTGGAAAAGAAGGTTGGGTATCTTTTAAAGAATATATTGAACGTAAAGCAGAAGGCCAAAAAGAAATATATTATTTAACAGGACCAAACTTTGAATCTGTTGAACGCAGTCCACACCTTGAAGACTTAACTTCACGTGGAATTGAAGTTTTATTCCTCATTGATCCTATCGATGAGTGGTTTATTATGAGCTATGCAAAACATGGTGAATTTAATCTTAAATCAATCAATAAAGGTGATTTAGATCTTACTGGCGTTGGTAAAGAAAACGAAGAAGAGAAAAAGAATGAAGAAAAACCAGTTGAAGAACTTGTTGGCCTACTTGATCTTTTCCGTACAAAATTATCTGATGAAATTAAAGAAGTGAAAATTTCAAAACGCCTTCGTGAAAGCGCTTGCTGTTTAGTTGCTGATGAAAATGGGATGACTGCCCATATGGAACGAATCATGAAAGCAACAGGACAAGGCATGGGCGGTGTTAATAAGAGAATTCTTGAAATTAACCCATCACACTCTTTAATTAAAAATCTTGCTGATCGTAAGAATAAAGGAACAGATGACACTACATTATCTGAATGGGTTGAAGTTCTATATGAAACAGCTCTTTTATCAGAAGGTAGCCCAGTGAAAAATCCTGGTACTTTTGCAAAGCGCTTAACAAAAATCATGGAAATGGCTTCTAATAAATAA
- a CDS encoding small ribosomal subunit Rsm22 family protein — MTLPQLLMSSLEKEISNISIQKLQKAYSVLSNNYRLNRKDMDQNFTLEEQRLSYIVARMPSTYETVCKVLTEINSENSEEIESILDIGAGPGTASWACCETFDTIKNITLVEYNADMALLGKKIAQNHPILKNANWIMQDILNSKLELTKADLVIASYSFNEIEDKNKEHILKFLLDKTNKYLVIVDPGTPESFKSIHFARKWFLENNTKIVAPCSHSQKCPAFEQQDWCHFYTRVQRTQLHKILKEGEKGYEDEKFSYIIVSKVATNSYESRIIRHPDIHSGHLKLNLCTSEGFETITYSKKNGAKYKKARKSDWGDRWEINNFEE, encoded by the coding sequence ATGACCCTTCCACAGCTTTTAATGTCATCCCTTGAAAAAGAAATTTCAAATATTTCAATACAAAAACTACAAAAAGCCTATTCAGTACTCTCAAATAATTACAGATTAAATCGAAAAGATATGGACCAAAATTTTACTTTAGAAGAGCAAAGATTGTCTTATATAGTAGCCAGAATGCCTTCAACTTATGAAACAGTATGTAAAGTTTTGACTGAAATTAATTCTGAAAATAGCGAGGAAATAGAATCTATTTTAGATATTGGTGCTGGTCCAGGTACGGCATCTTGGGCTTGTTGCGAGACTTTTGATACAATAAAAAATATTACTTTAGTAGAATACAATGCAGATATGGCTTTATTAGGAAAAAAAATTGCCCAAAATCATCCTATTTTAAAAAATGCAAATTGGATTATGCAAGATATTTTAAATTCTAAATTAGAATTAACCAAAGCAGATCTTGTGATAGCATCTTATTCTTTTAATGAAATTGAAGATAAAAACAAAGAACATATCTTAAAATTTTTGTTAGACAAAACAAATAAGTATTTAGTAATCGTAGATCCTGGAACACCAGAATCTTTTAAATCCATTCATTTTGCCAGAAAATGGTTTTTAGAAAATAATACTAAAATTGTAGCTCCCTGTTCTCATTCCCAAAAATGCCCTGCATTTGAACAACAAGATTGGTGCCACTTTTATACTAGAGTACAAAGAACTCAACTTCATAAAATATTAAAAGAGGGTGAAAAAGGATATGAAGACGAGAAGTTTTCCTATATAATTGTATCTAAGGTTGCTACTAATAGCTATGAGTCTAGAATTATTAGACATCCAGATATTCATTCAGGCCATTTGAAACTCAATTTATGCACCTCAGAAGGTTTTGAAACCATTACATATTCTAAAAAAAATGGCGCCAAATACAAAAAAGCTAGAAAATCGGACTGGGGAGATCGCTGGGAAATCAATAATTTTGAAGAATAA
- a CDS encoding YkgJ family cysteine cluster protein, which produces MSNKPSLSLQPIVSLHKNSSEFFDRFYEKNSNHMSCSLGCSKCCFVDLTVFQAEAYHIIEWVNFLSLENKLTLLKDLKSSEMAEQKNTAGKVNKPCSFLREGKCTIYDARPTICRTQGLALQYKISDEKNQIQLAVDHCPLNFKEENSLPNKAEWLDLDRLNALQSIAENFFLKNNLELRNQEIEKLINKKNRISLKKLKEFIVSQLESNGT; this is translated from the coding sequence ATGTCGAATAAGCCTTCCCTTTCTCTACAGCCTATCGTGAGTTTACATAAAAATAGCTCTGAATTTTTTGATAGATTTTATGAAAAAAATTCAAATCATATGTCATGTAGTTTGGGTTGTTCTAAATGCTGTTTTGTTGACTTAACAGTATTCCAAGCAGAGGCCTATCATATTATAGAGTGGGTCAATTTTTTGTCATTAGAAAATAAGCTTACACTTCTAAAAGATCTTAAAAGTTCAGAAATGGCGGAGCAAAAAAATACAGCTGGAAAAGTAAACAAACCATGTTCTTTCTTGAGAGAGGGAAAATGCACAATCTATGATGCACGTCCGACTATTTGCAGAACACAAGGTCTTGCGCTTCAATATAAAATTTCAGATGAAAAAAACCAAATCCAGCTTGCTGTTGATCATTGCCCTCTTAATTTTAAAGAAGAAAACTCATTACCAAATAAAGCAGAGTGGCTCGATTTAGATCGGTTAAATGCTTTACAAAGTATTGCAGAAAACTTTTTTCTAAAAAATAATTTGGAATTAAGAAATCAAGAAATTGAAAAATTAATCAATAAAAAAAATAGAATTTCGCTTAAAAAATTAAAAGAATTTATAGTATCTCAACTAGAATCTAATGGAACTTAA